In Saccharothrix violaceirubra, the following are encoded in one genomic region:
- a CDS encoding coproporphyrinogen-III oxidase family protein, with the protein MTKPLLVYANVPFCNSKCHFCDWVVQVPTRELRLTPETPGRTRYLDAVAEQVAAHAPGLRADGYEPRIVYWGGGTASILDIDEIRRLHGAITAELDLSGVVEATIEGSPESLSRAKLDVLRSLGFNRISIGVQSFADDRLRMIGRSHSADEAVRAVGEAAEAGFDNINIDLIVGFPDEDLAEVEDTVRRALTLPVNHFSVYPYRASPGTVLRKQVDRGNTSLNVERQLRAYRLAADLLTGAGHPEYAMSYFGGPHCLSDEAYYQLKMDWIGFGAGANSLVRQRYLATTKGRLARFNDNPTAFDVDVPAGSDNLVKHFLAQALTTREGVDARLFQERTGVSLRRACERPDVHAYLERMAKYGDLVVDGTGIRLTPETMARTYVALSWIDLPTPEVIADTA; encoded by the coding sequence TGACCAAGCCGCTGCTCGTCTACGCCAACGTGCCGTTCTGCAACTCCAAGTGCCACTTCTGCGACTGGGTCGTGCAGGTGCCGACCCGCGAGCTGCGGCTGACGCCGGAGACGCCGGGCCGGACGCGGTACCTCGACGCCGTGGCCGAGCAGGTCGCGGCACACGCGCCCGGCCTGCGCGCGGACGGGTACGAGCCGCGCATCGTCTACTGGGGCGGCGGTACCGCGAGCATCCTGGACATCGACGAGATCCGCCGCCTGCACGGGGCGATCACCGCCGAACTCGACCTGTCGGGCGTGGTCGAGGCGACGATCGAAGGCAGCCCCGAATCGTTGAGCCGGGCCAAGCTGGACGTGCTGCGGTCGTTGGGCTTCAACCGGATCAGCATCGGCGTGCAGTCCTTCGCCGACGACCGGCTGCGCATGATCGGCCGGTCGCACTCGGCGGACGAGGCCGTGCGCGCGGTCGGCGAGGCGGCCGAGGCCGGCTTCGACAACATCAACATCGACCTGATCGTCGGCTTCCCGGACGAGGACCTGGCCGAGGTGGAGGACACGGTGCGACGCGCGCTCACGTTGCCGGTCAACCACTTCTCCGTCTACCCGTACCGGGCGAGCCCCGGGACGGTGCTGCGCAAGCAGGTCGACCGGGGCAACACGAGCCTGAACGTCGAACGGCAACTGCGGGCGTACCGGCTCGCCGCCGACCTGCTGACCGGCGCGGGGCACCCGGAGTACGCGATGTCGTACTTCGGCGGCCCGCACTGCCTGTCCGACGAGGCGTACTACCAGCTCAAGATGGACTGGATCGGGTTCGGCGCCGGGGCCAACTCCCTGGTGCGCCAACGGTACCTGGCCACGACGAAGGGCCGGCTCGCCCGGTTCAACGACAACCCGACCGCGTTCGACGTCGACGTGCCGGCCGGGAGCGACAACCTGGTGAAGCACTTCCTGGCGCAGGCGCTCACCACCCGCGAGGGCGTGGACGCGCGGCTGTTCCAGGAACGCACGGGGGTGTCCCTGCGACGTGCGTGCGAACGACCCGATGTCCACGCGTACCTGGAACGGATGGCGAAGTACGGCGACCTGGTGGTCGACGGCACGGGCATCCGCCTCACGCCGGAGACGATGGCGCGCACCTACGTGGCGTTGAGCTGGATCGACCTGCCGACGCCGGAGGTGATCGCGGACACCGCGTGA
- a CDS encoding SgcJ/EcaC family oxidoreductase: protein MTDGIAEWGRELARAWERGDATAYADAFTEDAEYVVFDGRRLSGRREIEDAHRWLFSGPLKGSRLVGTTEVDVPPRFLRPDVAVLVSGGAVAGPDGGVPAGAASVQTSVLVREDGRWRCASFQNTRVTFREG, encoded by the coding sequence ATGACCGACGGGATCGCCGAGTGGGGTCGCGAGCTGGCACGGGCGTGGGAGCGCGGCGACGCGACGGCCTACGCCGACGCGTTCACCGAGGACGCCGAGTACGTGGTGTTCGACGGCCGGCGGCTCAGCGGTCGCCGGGAGATCGAGGACGCCCACCGGTGGCTGTTCTCCGGACCGCTCAAGGGTTCCCGCCTCGTGGGCACGACCGAGGTCGACGTCCCGCCGCGCTTCCTGCGGCCGGACGTGGCGGTCCTCGTGTCCGGGGGCGCCGTGGCGGGTCCGGACGGCGGGGTGCCGGCGGGGGCGGCGTCCGTGCAGACCTCCGTGCTGGTCCGGGAGGACGGCCGCTGGCGGTGCGCGTCGTTCCAGAACACCCGCGTCACGTTCCGGGAGGGGTGA
- a CDS encoding trypsin-like peptidase domain-containing protein, which translates to MVAGRGGPEPWRLRLVDGTGSVLGAGVQLGTRHVLTCAHAVFGLAHTLAGRVGAAPVAARVVPGWWVPPGPDGRGDVAVLELDEDLPAAGAVLRRTALSFDRLVHTYGYPDARGDGVWARLHLAGRTGPGAEWLEMRGRTAAEPRLEPGFHGGGVVDDRTGAVLGIVVKRDRTDGSTRSWLSPVETIVAHVPDVARWVTGESAADKVFSDRLDPAVELPDVARALADWLDRAALGDLVITVAGADRHELYRLVSRADRESRRADADRVGGIDLAVDASGRTPEEVARRVVARTGIDVEAGVRSSDLVRAGVPAMTVVVDAVDDATDPEALLADVLRPLAAHGTRLVLGYRRASSPALDAARAWEVDQRLGCLSRWITRGGRFDERTTGLRRRVTAIRGIVREFGVEKARDRLDRLTARVAALPVDPPDERRELRGLLEAYQAKAHRAGLAEDPELTALYRVADHALAATPFDPGAAGNAVREYGLAVGRRADP; encoded by the coding sequence GTGGTGGCAGGGCGAGGGGGACCCGAACCGTGGCGGCTGCGCCTCGTCGACGGGACCGGCTCCGTGCTCGGCGCCGGCGTCCAGCTCGGCACGCGGCACGTCCTCACCTGCGCACACGCGGTCTTCGGCCTGGCGCACACGCTCGCCGGCCGCGTCGGTGCCGCACCGGTCGCCGCCCGCGTGGTGCCGGGCTGGTGGGTGCCGCCGGGACCGGACGGCCGCGGCGACGTGGCCGTGCTGGAACTCGACGAGGACCTGCCCGCGGCCGGTGCCGTGCTGCGTCGCACGGCGTTGAGCTTCGACCGGCTCGTGCACACTTACGGCTATCCCGACGCGCGCGGTGACGGCGTGTGGGCACGCCTGCACCTGGCCGGGCGCACCGGGCCGGGCGCGGAGTGGTTGGAGATGCGCGGCCGGACCGCGGCCGAACCCCGGCTGGAACCGGGATTCCACGGCGGTGGCGTGGTCGACGACCGGACCGGCGCGGTGCTGGGCATCGTCGTCAAGCGGGACCGCACGGACGGTTCGACGCGGTCGTGGCTGAGCCCGGTCGAGACGATCGTCGCGCACGTGCCCGACGTCGCCCGCTGGGTGACCGGCGAATCCGCCGCCGACAAGGTGTTCAGCGACCGCCTCGACCCCGCGGTGGAGTTGCCCGACGTGGCCAGGGCGCTCGCCGACTGGCTGGACCGGGCCGCGCTGGGCGACCTGGTGATCACGGTCGCGGGCGCGGACCGGCACGAGCTGTACCGGCTGGTCTCCCGCGCCGACCGCGAGTCGCGCCGCGCGGACGCGGACCGGGTCGGCGGCATCGACCTCGCGGTGGACGCGTCCGGGCGCACGCCCGAGGAGGTCGCCCGCCGGGTCGTGGCCCGCACCGGGATCGACGTCGAGGCCGGTGTCCGCTCGTCCGACCTGGTGCGCGCGGGCGTGCCCGCCATGACCGTCGTGGTGGACGCGGTCGACGACGCCACCGACCCGGAGGCGCTGCTCGCCGACGTGCTGCGCCCGCTGGCCGCGCACGGCACCCGGCTCGTGCTCGGCTATCGCCGCGCCTCCTCCCCCGCGCTCGACGCCGCCCGCGCGTGGGAGGTCGACCAGCGCCTGGGCTGCCTGAGCCGGTGGATCACCCGCGGCGGCCGGTTCGACGAGCGCACGACCGGGCTGCGCCGACGGGTCACCGCGATCCGCGGCATCGTCCGGGAGTTCGGCGTCGAGAAGGCCCGCGACCGGCTGGACCGGCTCACCGCCCGGGTGGCCGCCCTGCCCGTCGACCCGCCCGACGAACGCCGCGAGTTACGCGGCCTGCTCGAGGCTTACCAGGCCAAAGCACACCGCGCCGGGCTGGCCGAGGACCCGGAGCTGACCGCGCTGTACCGGGTCGCCGACCACGCGCTGGCGGCGACGCCGTTCGACCCCGGCGCGGCCGGGAACGCGGTCCGCGAGTACGGGCTGGCGGTCGGCCGAAGGGCCGACCCGTGA
- a CDS encoding serine/threonine-protein kinase: MKHDPQVAEHRRSCGRCREPVGRARGGRPGLAEGFCHGCGHPYSFRPALAPGTAVASQYEVLGPFAHGGVGWVYLARDTHLDHRYVVLKGLIDASDPGLAAVERRALTTLDHRDIVRISDFVSHPDERTGQSRDYIVMEYVDGLSLGEIGRAGRFGAEPLRVEHVLTCVRHVLEAFEYLHDRGFLYCDMKPDNVIVRPGNRGEHESRVKLIDLGAVRRIGDRSGAIIGTPGYQVDRREIDERGLTVDTDLYTVGRMMEELYRVSEDAARTGDADPLAIGLESFRRLRERAFHSDPDRRFRSARALLDQLDGVHREVASLRDGEPRPERSRLFAPTGVLLDAGLGAVPPLARWTGDGHRGTGDSLPDGRPEPGAVAVGLPVPRVDPDDEAADVVGAVVAAGASDPRRLVAKLATVPDTVEARYARFRAHLAVGGTTPELPDVVGPDRDGWRSSWHRGLLALALGDVKRAASAFDAVYEAVPGEDAPKLALGYCAEHAGADRRAEQLYEAVWRRDPANGSAAFGLVRLRLGRGDRAGAVAVLDGVPTVARHHDAARVAAVSVLCGHLGDTPPAPGDLREAAYRLAALYLDGDESRTRLTAVVREAAFDLGDPDALYPGEVFGARPDVPGLRVLLEQSYRELSRQARSARAHGVLVDLANTIRPRTAR, encoded by the coding sequence GTGAAGCACGATCCGCAGGTCGCCGAGCACCGCCGCAGTTGCGGCCGGTGCCGGGAGCCGGTCGGCCGGGCGCGCGGCGGCCGGCCCGGCCTGGCCGAGGGCTTCTGCCATGGCTGCGGCCATCCCTACTCGTTCCGCCCGGCGCTCGCGCCCGGCACCGCGGTGGCGAGCCAGTACGAGGTGCTCGGGCCGTTCGCGCACGGCGGCGTCGGCTGGGTCTACCTGGCCCGCGACACCCACCTCGACCACCGGTACGTCGTCCTCAAAGGACTGATCGACGCGTCCGACCCGGGCCTGGCCGCGGTGGAGCGGCGCGCGCTGACCACGCTGGACCACCGCGACATCGTGCGGATCTCGGACTTCGTGTCGCACCCGGACGAGCGCACCGGCCAGTCGCGCGACTACATCGTGATGGAGTACGTCGACGGCCTGTCGCTGGGCGAGATCGGCCGCGCGGGCCGGTTCGGCGCCGAGCCGCTGCGGGTCGAGCACGTGCTCACGTGCGTGCGGCACGTGCTGGAGGCGTTCGAGTACCTGCACGACCGCGGTTTTCTGTACTGCGACATGAAGCCGGACAACGTGATCGTGCGGCCGGGCAACCGGGGCGAGCACGAGAGCCGGGTGAAGCTGATCGACCTGGGCGCGGTCCGGCGGATCGGCGACCGGTCCGGCGCGATCATCGGCACGCCCGGCTACCAGGTCGACCGGCGGGAGATCGACGAGCGCGGCCTCACCGTGGACACGGACCTGTACACGGTCGGGCGGATGATGGAGGAGCTGTACCGGGTGAGCGAGGACGCCGCCCGGACCGGGGACGCCGACCCACTGGCGATCGGACTGGAGTCGTTCCGACGCCTGCGCGAGCGCGCCTTCCACTCCGACCCGGACCGGCGGTTCCGCTCGGCGCGGGCGCTGCTCGACCAGCTCGACGGCGTGCACCGGGAGGTGGCGTCGCTGCGCGACGGCGAGCCGAGGCCCGAGCGGTCCCGGCTGTTCGCGCCGACCGGCGTGCTGCTCGACGCCGGGCTCGGCGCCGTGCCGCCACTGGCCCGCTGGACCGGGGACGGGCACCGCGGCACGGGCGACTCGCTGCCCGACGGGCGTCCCGAGCCGGGCGCCGTCGCGGTCGGCCTGCCCGTGCCCCGCGTGGACCCCGACGACGAGGCCGCGGACGTGGTCGGCGCGGTGGTCGCGGCGGGCGCCTCGGACCCGCGGCGGCTGGTGGCGAAGCTGGCGACCGTGCCGGACACGGTCGAGGCCCGGTACGCGCGGTTCCGCGCCCACCTCGCGGTGGGTGGGACCACACCCGAGCTGCCCGACGTGGTCGGACCCGACCGCGACGGGTGGCGGTCGTCCTGGCACCGCGGGCTGCTGGCGTTGGCGCTGGGCGACGTGAAGCGCGCCGCGTCCGCGTTCGACGCGGTGTACGAGGCGGTGCCCGGCGAGGACGCGCCCAAGCTCGCGCTCGGGTACTGCGCCGAGCACGCGGGCGCGGACCGCCGGGCCGAACAGCTCTACGAGGCGGTGTGGCGGCGCGACCCGGCCAACGGCAGCGCGGCGTTCGGCCTGGTCCGACTGCGGCTGGGCCGCGGCGACCGGGCGGGCGCGGTGGCCGTGCTCGACGGCGTGCCGACCGTGGCCCGCCACCACGACGCCGCCCGCGTCGCCGCCGTGTCCGTCCTCTGTGGACACTTGGGCGACACGCCGCCCGCACCCGGCGACCTGCGCGAGGCGGCGTACCGGCTGGCGGCGCTGTACCTGGACGGCGACGAGTCCCGGACGCGCCTCACGGCGGTGGTGCGCGAGGCCGCGTTCGACCTCGGCGACCCCGACGCCCTGTACCCCGGGGAGGTGTTCGGCGCCCGGCCGGACGTGCCGGGACTGCGCGTGCTGCTCGAACAGTCGTACCGGGAACTGTCCCGGCAGGCCCGCTCCGCGCGGGCGCACGGCGTGCTCGTCGACCTGGCCAACACGATCCGACCGAGGACGGCGCGATGA
- a CDS encoding VWA domain-containing protein, producing MTRPQISLSVGQNEYLSPHDGEMHAVLTVAAQGPDGPETTVPEAAEVIAIDCSGSMHYPPTKLAGARRAAAAAVDAMRDGVHFAIVAGTDTATKVFPADVGLVPADPTSRTAAKRALRDLTAIGGTAMGTWLRLANRLLAAHPAAVRHVMLLTDGRNEHETSEQLKAVLAECAGRFVCDARGIGVDWAPEELMAIVQALHGTADAVEDVDDLVADFAAMTRAAMGRVLPDVRVRVRTAPFARLRFVKQVLPTRSDLTSFGVVVDARTTVLPTGAWGAETRDFHVCLDIDRGTVPPDEEVQAARVDLVVLDGDVPHPVAGPVPVRVHRTEDLRLSSVLHPAVAHYTGQSEMGLAVMAGYDAYDVGDAARAEQEWGRAIALASGLGNGHVLDRLARLVDVVGDPADGKVRVKTAVSPHDLLALAMSSVMSSQVRDVDTAGEASGPDVVCAHCCHVCPPGARFCVACGRSIGADA from the coding sequence ATGACCCGACCGCAGATCTCCCTGTCCGTCGGCCAGAACGAGTACCTCTCGCCGCACGACGGCGAGATGCACGCCGTGCTCACCGTGGCCGCGCAGGGACCCGACGGCCCGGAGACCACCGTGCCCGAGGCCGCCGAGGTGATCGCGATCGACTGCTCCGGTTCGATGCACTACCCGCCGACGAAACTCGCGGGCGCCCGACGGGCCGCGGCGGCGGCCGTGGACGCCATGCGCGACGGCGTGCACTTCGCGATCGTGGCGGGCACGGACACCGCCACCAAGGTCTTCCCCGCCGACGTCGGGCTCGTGCCGGCGGACCCGACGTCGCGCACGGCGGCCAAACGCGCGCTGCGCGACCTGACCGCGATCGGCGGCACGGCCATGGGCACGTGGCTGCGCCTGGCGAACCGGCTGCTCGCCGCGCACCCGGCGGCCGTCCGGCACGTCATGCTGCTCACCGACGGCCGCAACGAGCACGAGACCTCCGAGCAGTTGAAGGCGGTGCTCGCGGAGTGCGCGGGCCGCTTCGTGTGCGACGCGCGCGGCATCGGCGTGGACTGGGCGCCCGAGGAACTGATGGCCATCGTGCAGGCCCTGCACGGCACCGCCGACGCGGTGGAGGACGTCGACGACCTGGTCGCCGACTTCGCCGCCATGACCCGGGCCGCCATGGGCCGGGTGCTGCCCGACGTGCGGGTGCGGGTGCGCACGGCGCCGTTCGCGCGGCTGCGGTTCGTCAAGCAGGTGCTGCCGACCCGGTCGGACCTCACGTCGTTCGGCGTGGTCGTCGACGCGCGCACGACCGTCCTGCCGACCGGGGCGTGGGGCGCGGAGACCCGGGACTTCCACGTGTGCCTGGACATCGACCGCGGCACCGTGCCGCCGGACGAGGAGGTGCAGGCCGCGCGCGTGGACCTGGTCGTGCTCGACGGGGACGTGCCGCACCCGGTCGCCGGTCCGGTCCCGGTGCGCGTGCACCGGACCGAGGACCTGCGGCTGTCGAGCGTCCTGCACCCGGCCGTGGCGCACTACACCGGCCAGAGCGAGATGGGGCTCGCGGTGATGGCGGGCTACGACGCGTACGACGTCGGCGACGCCGCCCGTGCCGAACAGGAGTGGGGACGGGCCATCGCGTTGGCGTCCGGACTGGGCAACGGGCACGTGCTCGACCGGCTGGCCCGGCTGGTGGACGTGGTCGGCGACCCGGCCGACGGCAAGGTGCGGGTCAAGACCGCGGTGTCGCCGCATGACCTGCTCGCGCTCGCGATGAGTTCCGTGATGTCCAGCCAGGTGCGCGACGTCGACACCGCCGGCGAGGCGTCCGGGCCGGACGTCGTGTGCGCGCACTGCTGTCACGTGTGCCCGCCGGGAGCGCGGTTCTGCGTGGCGTGCGGGCGGTCGATCGGGGCGGACGCGTGA
- a CDS encoding ABC transporter substrate-binding protein, which yields MRNLVLVVLLVLSGCTAPGSTATVTILASWSGAEEAKFRRVLDAFEEQTGIEVDYIGTRALGQVLESEVQQGDPPDLVIFPSPGELATYAKRGYLHPLDDVLPGHREEYGDQWLELERAATDRQYGLAVKADLKGVIWFNPKELIEPKPARGAELQALVRRTRVTPWCVGMGASPYSGWPGTDWVETLLLRLSGPALYQDWTAGRLTWASSPVRAAWETWGALAGPDLVRGGARGALLTDFGDAGRGLFTDPPGCLLELQGTFAAGGYQGYETKPKAGIDYDFFEVPPFGEGRPAKAVAADLAAMFNDTPQARRLMAFLASASASAIWPGSGGAYSVNRRVPPAAYPDDVAKRVSGKLTEPGTFCFDASDLMPPTMRTAFHRAVLEYLADPGRLDEILANLDEVRAGVPPGEWLDFPCGS from the coding sequence ATGAGGAACCTGGTGCTGGTGGTCCTCCTGGTGCTGTCCGGGTGCACGGCTCCGGGCAGCACGGCGACCGTGACGATCCTGGCCTCGTGGAGCGGCGCCGAGGAGGCCAAGTTCCGCCGCGTGCTCGACGCGTTCGAGGAGCAGACGGGCATCGAGGTCGACTACATCGGCACGCGGGCACTGGGCCAGGTCCTGGAATCCGAGGTGCAGCAGGGCGATCCGCCCGATCTGGTGATCTTCCCCAGTCCCGGCGAGCTGGCCACGTACGCCAAGCGCGGCTATCTGCACCCGCTCGACGACGTGCTGCCCGGACACCGCGAGGAGTACGGGGACCAGTGGCTGGAGCTGGAACGGGCGGCCACCGACCGCCAGTACGGGCTCGCGGTGAAGGCCGACTTGAAAGGCGTGATCTGGTTCAACCCCAAGGAGTTGATCGAGCCCAAGCCCGCGCGCGGTGCGGAACTCCAGGCGTTGGTGCGGCGGACACGGGTCACGCCGTGGTGCGTGGGCATGGGCGCCAGTCCGTACTCGGGGTGGCCCGGTACGGACTGGGTAGAGACCCTGCTGCTGCGGTTGTCCGGGCCCGCGCTGTACCAGGACTGGACCGCCGGGCGGTTGACGTGGGCGTCCTCGCCGGTGCGGGCGGCATGGGAGACCTGGGGCGCGCTGGCAGGCCCCGACCTGGTGCGGGGCGGTGCACGCGGGGCGTTGCTGACCGACTTCGGCGACGCGGGGCGCGGGTTGTTCACCGACCCACCCGGCTGTCTGCTCGAACTCCAAGGGACGTTCGCCGCAGGCGGCTACCAGGGGTACGAGACCAAGCCGAAGGCCGGAATCGACTACGACTTCTTCGAGGTGCCCCCCTTCGGCGAAGGCAGGCCGGCGAAGGCGGTGGCCGCGGACCTGGCGGCGATGTTCAACGACACGCCGCAGGCTCGACGGCTCATGGCCTTTCTGGCTTCGGCTTCGGCTTCGGCGATCTGGCCGGGGTCGGGGGGTGCGTACTCGGTGAATCGGCGGGTGCCTCCGGCGGCCTATCCGGATGACGTGGCGAAGCGGGTTTCGGGGAAGCTCACCGAGCCCGGGACGTTCTGCTTCGACGCCTCCGATCTCATGCCGCCGACCATGCGCACGGCGTTCCACCGGGCGGTGTTGGAGTACTTGGCCGATCCGGGACGGTTGGACGAGATCCTGGCGAACCTGGACGAGGTCCGAGCCGGCGTGCCGCCGGGCGAGTGGCTCGATTTCCCCTGCGGTTCTTGA
- a CDS encoding LLM class flavin-dependent oxidoreductase, whose translation MPTNRKPLRRLGFLTIGLFDGTDPGPGHERTLRMVELGERLGFDNAWVRHRHLQYGISSPIAVLAAASQRTSRINLGTAVTPLGWENPLRLAEDLATVDVLSGGRLDAGFSVGPPGHLDHVKHALYPDTADHEDFGYGRARRLVDLVRGARASDFRGVEGFEVFSDRVQPHSPGLGSRLWYGGGSLRSARWAGENGLNLLSSSVVKAEQPGPHDFAEIQLALIREFRAHHPDGDAARVSQGLVVIPTDSASPQQRAKYEAYAQERLPRTAEPQGPGRLLFAPDIVGTSAEIAERLHAHAAFREVTEVAFALPFVFDEDDYTQILTDIATRLGPALGWRPAS comes from the coding sequence GTGCCCACGAACCGGAAACCGTTGCGCCGACTGGGTTTCCTGACCATCGGACTGTTCGACGGCACCGATCCGGGCCCCGGTCACGAGCGCACGCTGCGGATGGTCGAACTCGGCGAACGACTCGGCTTCGACAACGCGTGGGTACGCCACCGGCACCTCCAGTACGGCATCTCGTCGCCGATCGCGGTCCTCGCGGCGGCGTCGCAGCGCACGTCGCGCATCAACCTCGGCACGGCGGTCACGCCGCTGGGCTGGGAGAACCCGTTGCGCCTGGCCGAGGACCTGGCCACGGTCGACGTCCTGTCCGGCGGTCGCCTCGACGCCGGGTTCAGCGTCGGCCCGCCCGGACACCTCGACCACGTCAAGCACGCGCTCTACCCGGACACCGCCGACCACGAGGACTTCGGCTACGGCCGCGCGCGCCGGCTGGTCGACCTGGTGCGCGGCGCCCGCGCGTCGGACTTCCGCGGCGTGGAGGGGTTCGAGGTGTTCTCCGACCGCGTCCAGCCCCACTCCCCCGGCCTCGGTTCGCGGCTCTGGTACGGCGGCGGCAGCCTGCGGTCCGCGCGCTGGGCGGGCGAGAACGGCCTGAACCTGTTGTCCAGCAGCGTGGTCAAGGCCGAACAGCCCGGCCCGCACGACTTCGCCGAGATCCAACTCGCCCTGATCCGGGAGTTCCGCGCGCACCACCCGGACGGCGACGCGGCCCGCGTCTCGCAGGGCCTGGTCGTGATCCCGACCGACTCCGCGAGCCCGCAGCAGCGCGCGAAATACGAGGCGTACGCGCAAGAACGCCTCCCGCGCACGGCCGAACCCCAAGGCCCCGGCCGACTCCTGTTCGCACCCGACATCGTCGGCACCTCGGCGGAGATCGCCGAACGGCTCCACGCCCACGCCGCGTTCCGCGAGGTCACCGAGGTCGCGTTCGCCCTGCCGTTCGTCTTCGACGAGGACGACTACACCCAGATCCTCACCGACATCGCCACGCGGCTCGGCCCGGCACTGGGGTGGCGTCCCGCGTCCTGA
- a CDS encoding TIR domain-containing protein, with the protein MKVFVNYRQRDADGRLLPHALAAEALAERLAGLLGTGTVYFDTTLPPGRRYSDMLRRRITEAMVVVVVVHENWLADLRAREGTRKDWVRYEIAEALAAGKEVVPVLIGDAELPGHRDLPDDIRGLADAQAVPLRLGRFDQGVQALAAEIGLRVAPDEEEPLTVEQVPDRGRLAVAVAGAIVLVLFGVVAPAADLLSERFHVAGVGPYLAVFAVIPGLPLFVVFGIAGTEFALRRPMQWLNDAIERNTEEKSYVVFGLGLMFSGFLLLLLVVVSAGGLSAPTVGLVIVVWIGTLLVTAIGWVRKQDSRRHWPYFTGRPTGFWVQSELIHLRRHLDRGRDGWTRPLPLARRRTAELVLDRVEEVVAIMAADAERGRVRWWRTRNPYLNALHVGGVACAVAILTIALIVHAATAGIGAADLLWWAAGVATALLFYVGGVEFAFRTYRWRIAETQRTLPDRLAQVRARLAEMSTSIPYSAYLARTEGE; encoded by the coding sequence GTGAAGGTGTTCGTCAACTACCGCCAGCGCGACGCGGACGGCCGCCTGCTCCCGCACGCCCTGGCCGCCGAAGCGCTGGCCGAGCGGCTCGCGGGCCTGCTCGGGACGGGCACGGTCTACTTCGACACGACCCTGCCGCCGGGCCGGCGGTATTCCGACATGCTGCGCCGGCGCATCACCGAGGCGATGGTCGTCGTGGTGGTCGTCCACGAGAACTGGCTCGCCGATCTGCGGGCCAGGGAGGGGACGCGCAAGGACTGGGTGCGGTACGAGATCGCCGAGGCGCTGGCCGCCGGCAAGGAGGTGGTCCCGGTGCTGATCGGGGACGCCGAACTGCCCGGGCACCGCGACCTCCCGGACGACATCCGGGGACTGGCCGACGCCCAGGCCGTGCCGTTGCGGCTGGGCAGGTTCGACCAAGGCGTCCAGGCGCTCGCCGCCGAGATCGGGCTGCGCGTCGCACCCGACGAGGAGGAGCCGCTGACGGTCGAGCAGGTGCCCGACCGGGGACGGCTGGCCGTCGCCGTGGCGGGTGCGATCGTCCTCGTGCTGTTCGGCGTGGTCGCCCCGGCCGCGGACCTGCTCTCCGAGAGGTTCCACGTCGCCGGGGTGGGCCCGTACCTCGCGGTGTTCGCGGTGATCCCGGGGCTGCCGCTGTTCGTCGTGTTCGGCATCGCCGGGACCGAGTTCGCGCTCCGCCGCCCGATGCAGTGGCTCAACGACGCGATCGAGCGCAACACCGAGGAGAAGTCCTACGTGGTGTTCGGGCTCGGGCTGATGTTCTCGGGTTTCCTGTTGCTGCTGCTCGTCGTGGTGTCGGCGGGCGGCCTGTCGGCCCCCACCGTGGGACTGGTGATCGTCGTCTGGATCGGCACGCTCCTGGTCACCGCCATCGGGTGGGTGCGCAAGCAGGACTCGCGGCGGCACTGGCCCTACTTCACCGGCCGGCCCACCGGGTTCTGGGTGCAGTCCGAACTGATCCACCTCCGGCGTCACCTCGATCGCGGTCGGGACGGGTGGACCAGGCCCCTGCCGCTGGCCCGGCGGCGGACCGCCGAACTGGTGCTCGACCGGGTCGAGGAGGTCGTGGCGATCATGGCCGCGGACGCGGAACGGGGCCGGGTCCGCTGGTGGCGGACCCGCAACCCGTACCTGAACGCGCTGCACGTCGGCGGCGTGGCGTGCGCGGTCGCCATCCTGACCATCGCGTTGATCGTGCACGCGGCGACGGCCGGGATCGGCGCCGCCGACCTGCTGTGGTGGGCGGCCGGCGTCGCCACCGCCCTGTTGTTCTACGTCGGTGGCGTCGAGTTCGCGTTCCGCACCTACCGGTGGCGGATCGCGGAGACACAGCGGACGCTGCCCGACCGGCTCGCGCAGGTGCGGGCGCGGCTGGCCGAGATGAGCACCTCGATCCCGTACTCGGCCTACCTGGCGCGCACCGAGGGCGAGTGA